A portion of the Caloranaerobacter ferrireducens genome contains these proteins:
- a CDS encoding glycosyltransferase, protein MSKRKIVFAGHDLKFIEHIIKYFQDVLDYEVKVDIWKGHELHDEEESRKLVEWADIIFCEWGLGNVIWYQNHKRDDQILVVRVHRFEMNTKYPKMFDYSKIDKVIAISPFIYEEFYRVSKIPREKMIMIYNAVDVDRFNKPKVNGYEYNLAIIGICPKLKRLDRALDIFEKLYEKDNRYKLFIKGKHPSEYKWIWNDTIQREYYEKQFNRIKKSKYKNSVIFEGWGDVSEFLTKIGYVLSTSDYESFHMAPIEGMASGAIPIVLKREGVNTIFPSQFIFDSVEDVKIINNNNMDLKEFVKIRYSLEKVCSEIQNLIVSLMEGIQ, encoded by the coding sequence ATGAGTAAAAGAAAAATAGTTTTTGCAGGGCATGATTTGAAGTTTATTGAACACATAATTAAATATTTTCAAGATGTACTGGACTATGAAGTAAAAGTTGACATTTGGAAAGGTCATGAACTGCATGATGAAGAAGAAAGTAGAAAGTTAGTTGAATGGGCTGACATTATATTCTGTGAATGGGGACTTGGAAATGTTATTTGGTATCAGAATCATAAAAGAGATGATCAGATACTTGTTGTTAGAGTTCATAGATTTGAAATGAATACAAAATACCCCAAGATGTTTGATTATTCAAAAATAGACAAAGTAATTGCTATATCGCCATTTATTTACGAAGAATTCTATCGAGTTTCTAAAATACCTAGAGAAAAAATGATAATGATTTACAATGCAGTCGATGTTGATAGATTTAATAAGCCAAAAGTCAACGGATACGAATATAATTTAGCTATAATAGGGATATGTCCAAAATTAAAAAGATTAGATAGAGCTCTAGACATTTTTGAAAAATTATATGAAAAAGATAATAGATATAAATTGTTTATAAAAGGTAAACATCCAAGTGAGTATAAATGGATATGGAATGATACGATTCAAAGAGAGTACTACGAAAAACAATTTAACAGAATAAAAAAATCCAAGTATAAAAATTCAGTAATTTTCGAAGGTTGGGGAGATGTAAGTGAATTTTTAACTAAAATAGGTTATGTACTTTCTACAAGCGATTATGAAAGTTTTCATATGGCTCCTATAGAGGGGATGGCTTCAGGAGCAATCCCTATTGTTTTAAAAAGAGAAGGAGTAAATACTATTTTTCCTAGCCAGTTTATATTTGATAGTGTAGAAGATGTTAAAATAATAAATAATAATAATATGGATTTAAAAGAATTTGTTAAAATAAGATATTCACTAGAGAAAGTTTGTTCAGAAATTCAAAATTTAATAGTTAGTTTGATGGAAGGAATACAATGA
- a CDS encoding CgeB family protein produces the protein MDISYINKRFNELIKKEQYIKSFIKKDNVDKSEQIVFEQKDWFSFDEKVEIQNNKIKFNCTDKHCYISYLEKNVNFHLVPQNNILKNLNTDRRHKFIFKGKKFGDGDIKLFIIAFKSGKKLGVKSVELNNETSMDLKEIDNIRLAIRFQGKGELILDSIIIEPANKRERFLSLKGMNNYKQRKIKKIKNIKAACILDEFSYECFKYEFDCFQISPDNWREELILEKPDLLFVESAWVGNNGLWTNMVGHGGPRDNSELLTLVEWCKENSIPTVFWNKEDPFHINAFIETAIHFDYIFTTDENSIRIYKERGHEHVYVLPFAAQPKIHNPIEKYERINKVVFAGAYYGDKFPERKAAMDSMIEICAEYGIDIYDRNFNNDSPNQFPEKFKKYIKGSLPVSQIDKAYKGYRVALNVNSIVDSPTMFSRRVFEILACNTPIVSSQSLGINNVFGELVVATSDFGEMKNEIERLFKDQDYYEKKRKACLYEILEKHTYEHRVKRILDIAGIEYIDDFNDIAVIGIVKSIEDYQILIENFNRQSYKHKELIILIDIFDGYIDIFNNNNNETVKTFLLDYFHNYDTLNQITSCKYVTYFDNHKRYSKNYLKELMLTTKYTDAEIITKIEKNKYQFISNSQYVLSILKRDFINNMKPIELLDKFISSKSTKELFKRGARIFNVG, from the coding sequence GAACAATATATAAAAAGTTTTATTAAAAAAGATAATGTTGATAAGTCTGAACAAATAGTTTTTGAGCAAAAAGATTGGTTTAGTTTTGATGAAAAAGTTGAAATTCAAAATAACAAGATTAAGTTTAATTGTACTGATAAGCACTGTTATATCTCATACTTAGAAAAAAATGTAAATTTTCACTTGGTACCGCAAAACAATATATTAAAAAATCTAAATACAGATAGAAGACATAAATTCATCTTTAAAGGTAAGAAATTTGGGGATGGGGATATAAAGTTATTTATAATAGCATTTAAATCAGGTAAAAAATTAGGTGTTAAATCAGTAGAACTAAACAATGAAACAAGTATGGATTTAAAAGAAATCGATAATATAAGGCTTGCTATTAGATTTCAAGGAAAAGGGGAATTAATATTAGATTCAATTATTATTGAACCAGCAAATAAGAGAGAAAGATTTCTTTCATTAAAAGGTATGAATAATTATAAGCAAAGAAAGATAAAAAAAATTAAAAATATTAAAGCTGCATGTATTTTGGATGAATTTAGTTACGAATGTTTTAAATATGAATTTGATTGTTTTCAGATATCACCTGATAATTGGCGAGAGGAATTAATTTTAGAAAAACCAGATTTATTATTTGTTGAGTCTGCTTGGGTTGGTAATAATGGTTTATGGACTAACATGGTAGGACATGGTGGACCTAGAGATAACAGTGAGTTGTTAACCTTAGTAGAATGGTGCAAAGAAAACTCTATCCCAACTGTTTTTTGGAATAAAGAAGACCCTTTTCATATAAATGCTTTTATTGAAACAGCGATACATTTTGATTATATATTTACAACTGATGAAAATAGTATAAGGATTTATAAGGAAAGAGGACATGAGCATGTTTATGTATTGCCATTTGCTGCACAACCTAAAATTCATAATCCGATAGAAAAATATGAAAGAATAAATAAAGTTGTATTTGCAGGTGCTTATTATGGAGATAAATTTCCAGAAAGAAAAGCTGCAATGGATTCTATGATAGAAATATGTGCTGAATATGGTATAGATATATATGATAGAAACTTTAATAACGACTCCCCTAATCAATTTCCAGAGAAATTCAAAAAATATATAAAAGGTAGTTTGCCAGTAAGCCAAATAGATAAAGCATATAAGGGGTATAGAGTTGCATTAAATGTAAATAGTATTGTAGATTCTCCTACTATGTTTTCAAGAAGAGTATTTGAAATATTGGCGTGTAATACTCCGATAGTAAGTTCACAATCTTTGGGGATCAACAATGTTTTTGGTGAATTAGTAGTTGCGACATCTGATTTTGGTGAAATGAAAAATGAAATTGAAAGATTATTTAAGGACCAAGATTACTATGAAAAGAAAAGAAAAGCTTGTTTATATGAAATATTAGAAAAGCATACTTATGAACATAGAGTTAAGCGTATTTTAGATATAGCTGGTATTGAGTATATTGATGATTTTAATGATATAGCTGTTATTGGAATTGTCAAATCTATAGAGGATTATCAAATACTTATTGAAAATTTCAATAGACAGTCATATAAACATAAAGAACTTATTATTCTTATTGATATATTTGATGGTTATATAGATATTTTTAATAATAACAATAATGAAACAGTAAAGACATTTTTATTAGATTACTTTCATAATTATGATACTTTAAATCAAATAACTAGTTGCAAATATGTAACTTATTTTGATAATCATAAAAGATATTCTAAAAATTATTTAAAAGAGCTTATGTTAACTACAAAGTATACAGATGCAGAAATTATTACAAAAATAGAAAAAAATAAATATCAATTTATTAGTAATTCTCAGTATGTTTTATCGATTCTAAAGCGAGATTTTATCAATAATATGAAGCCTATTGAATTATTGGACAAGTTTATTTCATCAAAAAGTACAAAAGAACTGTTTAAACGAGGTGCAAGAATTTTTAATGTTGGATAA